In a single window of the Anaerotruncus rubiinfantis genome:
- a CDS encoding HAMP domain-containing sensor histidine kinase, with protein MKKQYFLKVIVLLLAAFIASGIVTIIWSHCMWKGYYEHAIEIPADRLLDHISDMLVCEGGKDAASQIFPDGQEECLILESLSEENLTEAQLQELIETGSVTIFERVPGMALTVTQYRRVDTGGYIRLRIHSPELERGFMKSVLTLFTICLLIGIAAILLVIRHILLPAARLSRAAHKVAEGDFSVRVPELPGNGGMSLFVRDFNLMVGKIENTTILHKNFMSVFSHEFKAPLAAISGYAKLLEKHIHTEQEPLYIQAINMELQQVTETVDNILLVRSLDRKPSPEMLEEVDISEQIRRVFVSMEPRWTEKELSLDLNLEKVPVTGHRWMLEHVWSNLIDNAIKFSPQGGRIEVRVFQANGHSVVTIRNGGDPIPPQQLERIFERFFRAGNGREVRGHGLGMSIVQQIVQLHDGNVTVESSTDTGTVFTVTL; from the coding sequence ATGAAAAAACAATATTTTCTAAAGGTCATTGTACTTCTCCTGGCGGCATTTATTGCTTCAGGCATCGTCACGATCATCTGGTCACATTGCATGTGGAAAGGATATTATGAGCATGCAATCGAAATCCCCGCGGACCGCCTGCTTGATCACATCTCGGACATGCTCGTCTGTGAAGGCGGAAAGGATGCCGCTTCACAAATCTTTCCCGATGGGCAGGAGGAATGCCTGATCCTGGAGTCCCTGTCCGAAGAAAATCTCACCGAAGCACAGCTTCAAGAACTGATCGAAACCGGTTCGGTGACCATTTTCGAGCGTGTACCCGGGATGGCTCTTACCGTGACGCAATATCGCCGTGTGGACACAGGCGGATATATCCGTCTGCGCATCCATTCGCCCGAACTGGAACGCGGGTTTATGAAATCTGTCCTGACACTGTTCACCATCTGTCTTTTGATTGGCATCGCCGCAATCCTGCTGGTTATCCGGCACATTCTGCTTCCCGCCGCCCGCCTGAGCCGCGCGGCGCACAAGGTTGCCGAAGGAGATTTCAGCGTGCGCGTGCCGGAATTGCCGGGGAACGGCGGAATGAGCCTGTTTGTCCGGGATTTCAATCTCATGGTTGGCAAAATCGAAAACACCACCATCCTGCACAAAAACTTTATGTCGGTCTTTTCACATGAGTTCAAAGCCCCGCTGGCAGCGATCAGCGGGTATGCAAAACTGCTGGAAAAACATATCCACACCGAACAGGAACCGCTCTATATCCAGGCAATCAACATGGAACTGCAGCAGGTGACCGAAACGGTTGACAATATTCTTCTGGTTCGCAGTCTGGACCGCAAGCCCTCGCCCGAAATGCTGGAAGAAGTGGACATCTCCGAACAGATCCGCCGGGTGTTTGTGTCCATGGAGCCGCGATGGACGGAAAAGGAGCTGTCGCTCGATCTCAATCTGGAAAAGGTGCCGGTGACCGGCCACAGATGGATGCTGGAACATGTCTGGAGTAACCTGATTGACAATGCGATCAAATTTTCCCCGCAGGGCGGCAGGATCGAGGTGCGTGTATTCCAGGCAAACGGGCATTCGGTCGTCACCATCCGCAACGGCGGGGACCCCATCCCTCCGCAGCAGCTTGAGCGGATTTTCGAGCGGTTCTTCCGGGCAGGGAATGGCCGGGAGGTACGCGGCCATGGGTTGGGAATGTCAATTGTTCAGCAGATCGTGCAGCTGCACGACGGAAATGTGACCGTGGAAAGCAGCACGGATACAGGGACCGTCTTCACCGTGACCTTATGA
- a CDS encoding response regulator transcription factor codes for MAVILIVDDDPKIRKLEDIYLRSEGFDTLFAGDGIQALGILEKNRVDLIVADILMPNMDGENLVRLLRKHHLNIPVLVVTSKSTFDDKRKLFAVGADDYLIKPVDLEELVMRIRAILRRCNISCEKQLRIGDVVLDYASLELRNGKGVCTLPQKEFYLLFLLLSYPGRIFTRQELMDEVWGVDTDTNPRTVDVHINRLRERFTGDSPFTIDTVRGLGYKAVIKAERL; via the coding sequence ATGGCGGTAATCCTGATTGTGGATGACGATCCGAAAATTCGAAAACTGGAAGACATTTACCTGCGATCGGAGGGGTTTGACACCCTTTTTGCGGGCGATGGGATCCAGGCGCTCGGCATACTCGAAAAAAATCGGGTGGATCTGATCGTCGCGGACATCCTCATGCCAAATATGGATGGAGAAAATCTTGTGCGTTTGCTGCGCAAACATCATCTGAACATACCTGTCCTGGTCGTCACCTCAAAGTCCACTTTTGACGACAAACGAAAACTGTTCGCGGTCGGCGCAGACGATTACCTGATCAAACCGGTGGATCTGGAGGAGCTGGTCATGCGAATCCGCGCGATCCTGCGCCGCTGCAACATCAGCTGTGAAAAGCAGCTGCGCATCGGGGACGTCGTGCTCGATTATGCCAGCCTGGAGCTGCGAAACGGCAAAGGCGTCTGTACGCTTCCGCAGAAGGAATTCTATCTGCTGTTCCTGCTGCTCTCCTATCCTGGGCGCATCTTTACCCGCCAGGAACTGATGGACGAGGTTTGGGGTGTCGATACTGACACCAACCCCCGCACAGTCGACGTACATATTAACCGGCTGCGCGAACGCTTCACCGGAGATTCCCCCTTCACAATCGATACCGTGCGCGGACTCGGATATAAAGCAGTCATAAAGGCTGAGCGCCTATGA
- a CDS encoding C-GCAxxG-C-C family protein, which yields MEKSRVGISAQKHRDGYNCCQAVVCTYSDLLGMDEITAFRASEGFGLGIAGMYETCGSVCAMVLLAGLKNSDANLEKPASKFSTFELGRKMADRFSEMNTTTLCKTLRGTDGKTDRLRSCRGCVIDCAKIVEDTLFPGRFEVYDGPNE from the coding sequence ATGGAAAAAAGCAGAGTCGGCATCTCCGCGCAAAAGCATCGGGACGGTTATAACTGCTGTCAGGCGGTCGTCTGCACCTACAGCGATCTTCTGGGAATGGATGAGATCACCGCTTTCCGCGCTTCCGAAGGCTTTGGGCTCGGCATAGCCGGCATGTATGAAACCTGCGGCAGCGTCTGCGCCATGGTGCTGCTTGCCGGGCTCAAAAACAGTGACGCGAATCTCGAAAAACCCGCCTCTAAATTCTCCACCTTTGAACTCGGGCGCAAAATGGCGGATCGGTTTTCCGAAATGAACACCACCACCCTCTGTAAAACCCTGCGCGGCACCGATGGGAAAACCGATCGCCTGCGCAGCTGCCGCGGCTGTGTGATCGACTGCGCCAAAATTGTGGAGGACACCCTTTTCCCCGGCCGGTTTGAGGTATATGACGGCCCCAACGAATAG
- a CDS encoding LysR family transcriptional regulator, whose translation MFEELRTFVAVAETKSFTKAAKKLSFSQPTVSQQVKRMEIFFNGATLLNRSSYGANVELTPEGELVYERCVEILALVDATVREVLPHKGKTLEQLHVGASRTVGDHLLPAVLRAFSDACPAAVISVTIGNTRQVCDWLRGGEIDIGLIEGRNMYYDFERADFYTDQLILVAAPSLAAGITSFNPAKLGELPWITRESGSGTRQYQRDFLTSSQIKVSSQIECNSNTANAELARQGLGVTLISESAVRHELDSGTLVALPMEKPCSRKFSYILNGRDPTDPLLSQLIRILRSLESQTAG comes from the coding sequence ATGTTTGAAGAACTGCGCACCTTTGTGGCGGTGGCGGAGACGAAAAGCTTCACCAAAGCTGCTAAAAAGCTTTCCTTTTCTCAGCCGACCGTCAGCCAGCAGGTAAAACGGATGGAAATTTTCTTTAACGGCGCAACCCTTCTGAACCGCTCCTCCTACGGCGCGAACGTGGAATTGACCCCGGAGGGGGAGCTTGTCTATGAGCGCTGCGTGGAGATCCTCGCGCTCGTGGACGCGACGGTGCGCGAAGTGTTGCCTCATAAGGGGAAAACGCTTGAACAGCTGCACGTCGGCGCCAGCCGCACGGTCGGGGATCACCTGCTCCCGGCAGTGCTGCGCGCCTTCTCGGACGCTTGCCCCGCGGCGGTCATCAGTGTCACCATCGGCAACACCCGGCAGGTCTGCGACTGGCTGCGCGGCGGCGAAATCGACATTGGCCTCATTGAAGGCCGCAACATGTATTACGATTTTGAACGGGCGGACTTTTACACCGATCAGCTCATTTTGGTCGCCGCCCCGTCCCTGGCAGCCGGGATCACCTCGTTCAACCCCGCAAAGCTTGGCGAGCTGCCCTGGATCACCCGGGAATCCGGTTCCGGCACCCGGCAGTATCAAAGGGATTTTCTCACCTCCAGCCAGATCAAGGTCTCAAGCCAGATCGAATGCAACTCCAACACCGCCAATGCCGAACTTGCGCGGCAGGGCCTTGGTGTGACGCTCATCTCGGAAAGCGCGGTCCGCCATGAGCTTGATTCCGGCACACTGGTCGCGCTCCCGATGGAAAAACCCTGCTCCCGCAAATTTTCCTATATCCTGAACGGCAGGGACCCTACCGATCCTCTGCTGTCCCAGCTGATCCGGATTCTCAGATCTTTGGAAAGCCAAACCGCCGGCTGA
- a CDS encoding YeiH family protein — protein MRIPAIDQKKLFGLLPGFLACLVIALIAQVVVKLAPTVGAALFAIGIGMFAGNTFLNRPAFDTGTKFSESRLLEYSIVLTGMTLDLNDMLGVGLGGIGYILCQMALTITAAYLIGRRLGFGKKFVLLMCAGNAVCGSSAIGTVAPIVKSDAKDKGISITIVNVTGTALMILLPVLTGLIYGHEVLHTSAMIGGTLQSIGQVIASAEIVGGPVIEMSTIFKIIRIIFLVLVALTFSKLDTEEGASLFASHPKNDVHVKARVPWFIIGFFIFSVVNSLQLIPAPASAAAKAVSSQFEIIALAAIGMRVKFADLLREGPRAMLYGGLVGCCQILFALALIFLFFR, from the coding sequence TTGAGAATACCTGCAATCGATCAAAAGAAACTGTTTGGGCTGCTTCCGGGCTTCCTGGCCTGCCTTGTGATCGCCCTGATCGCTCAGGTGGTGGTGAAGCTCGCCCCGACCGTCGGAGCGGCGCTGTTTGCCATTGGAATTGGGATGTTCGCCGGGAATACCTTTTTGAACCGCCCGGCTTTCGATACCGGGACAAAATTTTCCGAAAGCCGTCTGCTGGAATATTCGATCGTGCTGACCGGAATGACCTTGGATCTGAACGATATGCTCGGCGTGGGGCTTGGCGGAATCGGCTATATCCTGTGCCAGATGGCCCTCACCATCACCGCCGCTTACCTCATCGGGCGCAGGCTCGGCTTTGGAAAAAAATTTGTCCTGCTCATGTGCGCTGGGAATGCGGTTTGCGGATCATCCGCTATCGGAACGGTCGCGCCGATTGTCAAGAGCGACGCAAAGGACAAGGGCATTTCGATCACCATTGTGAACGTCACCGGGACGGCGCTGATGATCCTGCTGCCGGTTTTGACCGGACTTATCTACGGGCATGAGGTGCTGCATACCTCCGCGATGATCGGCGGGACGCTGCAGTCGATCGGGCAGGTGATCGCTTCCGCCGAGATCGTCGGCGGTCCGGTTATCGAGATGTCCACCATCTTCAAGATTATCCGCATTATTTTCCTGGTGCTGGTGGCGCTTACCTTTTCAAAACTGGACACCGAGGAAGGCGCAAGCCTGTTCGCCTCCCACCCGAAAAACGACGTGCACGTGAAGGCGCGTGTTCCATGGTTCATTATCGGATTTTTCATTTTCAGTGTGGTGAACAGCCTGCAGCTGATCCCTGCGCCGGCCAGCGCTGCTGCGAAAGCGGTCAGCAGCCAGTTTGAGATCATCGCGCTGGCCGCCATTGGCATGCGGGTCAAGTTTGCCGACCTGCTGCGGGAAGGTCCGCGCGCCATGCTCTATGGCGGGCTGGTCGGCTGTTGCCAGATCCTGTTCGCACTCGCGCTCATCTTTTTATTCTTCCGCTGA